In Pseudochaenichthys georgianus chromosome 6, fPseGeo1.2, whole genome shotgun sequence, a single window of DNA contains:
- the bpgm gene encoding bisphosphoglycerate mutase: MSKYKLFLLRHGEGAWNKENRFCSWVDQKLSEDGLKEAQDCGRLLKEQGYKFDLVFTSLLSRSIQTAWLVLEAMGHEWVPVIKSWRLNERHYGSLIGLNRAEMAKEHGEEQVKVWRRSYNVTPPPIEESHPYFLEIYNDRRYTTCDVPKENLPRAESLKEVLDRLLPYWDSTVVPEIKQGRTVLISAHGNSCRALLKHLEGISDKDIASVTLPTGIPVLLELDENLKAVKPRQLLGDQVKIQAAIKKVEDQGKAIPST, encoded by the exons AGAGAACCGGTTCTGCAGCTGGGTTGACCAGAAGCTGAGCGAGGATGGGCTGAAGGAGGCCCAGGACTGTGGCAGGCTGCTGAAGGAACAGGGCTACAAGTTCGACTTAGTATTCACCTCCCTACTCAGCCGCTCCATCCAGACAGCATGGCTTGTTCTGGAGGCTATGGGTCATGAGTGGGTTCCTGTGATCAAGTCCTGGAGACTGAATGAGCGGCACTATGGTTCCCTCATTGGCCTGAACCGGGCGGAGATGGCTAAAGAACATGGAGAGGAACAGGTGAAGGTATGGAGAAGAAGCTACAACGTCACTCCACCTCCAATTGAGGAATCCCACCCTTACTTCCTGGAAATCTACAATGACCGCAGATACACCACTTGTGATGTGCCAAAGGAGAACCTTCCCAGGGCAGAAAGCCTGAAGGAGGTGTTGGACCGGCTGCTTCCATACTGGGACAGCACTGTGGTGCCAGAGATAAAGCAAGGCAGGACTGTGCTCATTTCTGCTCATGGAAACAGCTGCAGGGCTCTGCTGAAACACCTGGAAG GTATATCAGATAAAGATATTGCCAGCGTAACTTTACCTACTGGTATACCTGTGCTGCTCGAGCTGGATGAAAACCTGAAGGCTGTGAAACCTCGACAGCTGCTGGGAGATCAAGTGAAGATTCAGGCGGCAATTAAAAAGGTGGAGGACCAGGGGAAAGCTATACCGTCAACTTGA